The following coding sequences lie in one Actinomyces capricornis genomic window:
- a CDS encoding ATP-dependent nuclease: MLSSLTSHSLVRNVEDRIAENLRIISGGVQEHHAFIGTQIVDDTYLARVFEMLVTLVPDRAAARRLQVSSLGYVNLLHIAVTLAGIPDTGTATPPAYSPSNIGKGSESARSTHAPTPDSLAEAARERLAQTEAAAEADADSFYPELFHATILIEEPEAHLHPQLQYGLIRYLRNLVDERPDIQIIVTTHSADLAAACDPEELVVIRKNAENRTISRRLSDLPLKEDLKVHLFQQTRLHLDATRSAALFADRLLVVEGVTEASILRLLGRAWANGDARRIGFIDSLAILPVGHKIGQWPIRLLATPHHELVTRVAAIADTDRRDTPLPDPQPPAWHAELNSESARFYWSRPTLEPSLVDRNEELIKKAFEKCGLNPPDPVDLNTVDQFFINHSKDKGRFALELARLIDQDLNAVVVPSHISEMFTWLYDGTEPSTAPQDNLV, from the coding sequence ATGCTCAGCTCGCTGACCAGCCACTCCCTTGTGAGAAATGTTGAAGATCGTATCGCCGAAAACCTCAGAATCATCAGCGGCGGAGTCCAGGAGCATCACGCATTCATAGGCACACAGATCGTTGATGACACCTACCTCGCCCGAGTATTCGAAATGCTCGTCACGTTAGTCCCAGACCGAGCAGCAGCCCGCCGCTTGCAGGTGTCGAGCCTCGGCTATGTGAACTTGCTTCACATAGCCGTCACTCTCGCAGGAATCCCGGACACAGGAACCGCCACGCCACCCGCATATTCGCCCAGCAACATAGGCAAAGGCAGCGAAAGCGCAAGGTCCACTCACGCACCCACGCCAGACTCTCTCGCTGAAGCCGCAAGAGAGCGACTGGCCCAGACAGAAGCGGCCGCCGAAGCCGACGCCGATTCGTTCTATCCAGAGCTCTTTCATGCAACCATTTTGATCGAAGAGCCAGAAGCACACCTCCACCCACAACTTCAATATGGCCTCATTCGCTATCTGCGCAACCTTGTCGACGAGCGCCCCGATATTCAGATAATTGTGACGACACACTCCGCCGATCTCGCTGCCGCTTGTGATCCCGAGGAGCTTGTCGTCATACGAAAGAATGCTGAAAATCGCACAATATCGCGCCGACTTTCCGACCTTCCATTGAAGGAAGACCTGAAGGTTCACCTATTCCAGCAAACTCGACTACACCTAGATGCAACGCGATCAGCCGCGCTGTTTGCTGACCGCCTTCTTGTCGTTGAGGGTGTCACGGAGGCCAGTATCCTTAGGTTGCTAGGGCGCGCTTGGGCCAATGGCGACGCCAGAAGAATCGGCTTCATCGACTCCCTCGCGATTCTTCCTGTCGGCCACAAGATTGGCCAATGGCCGATCCGCCTGCTTGCGACGCCGCACCACGAACTAGTCACCCGTGTCGCCGCTATAGCGGACACGGATCGACGCGATACACCGCTTCCCGACCCACAGCCGCCTGCCTGGCACGCAGAACTCAACTCCGAGTCGGCACGCTTCTATTGGTCCCGGCCAACGCTGGAACCCTCACTGGTCGACAGAAACGAGGAACTCATCAAGAAAGCCTTCGAAAAATGCGGACTCAACCCACCAGATCCAGTTGATCTCAACACAGTCGACCAGTTCTTCATAAACCACTCCAAGGACAAAGGCAGGTTCGCCCTCGAACTGGCGCGACTGATCGATCAAGATCTGAACGCCGTCGTGGTACCGAGTCACATCAGTGAAATGTTCACTTGGCTCTACGACGGCACCGAGCCCAGCACGGCTCCACAGGATAACCTCGTCTGA
- a CDS encoding UvrD-helicase domain-containing protein, whose translation MIKLTDAQVLAAAATDRLVNVISSPGSGKTTIATERYGYLRYQAGDLRGVAGLTFNRAAADELRHRVKLKWGDNCIKAPHCVITFDHLHVDLLSHLVREGKITWPNSIDTLDVRDNYNGFRGFRYLEAGGYRRVAQLDHNRIVVSTGQKVTKPRTGIGRVKDHREVLRAGIVSHEDVRSILWSAVRQEDLRQLASNWLSERYRALVIDEVYDGDSLDLCVAHLAAEAGLSVTLVGDPWQALYKWRGAEPEVVKRLLTSTSDPFIEYKQSESFRFLGDQMPKLASNLRAGASVILPHTTSNEIDVALARTWGQLWSVGNNVLPLAFRTVNNATDAALNLLLDVITRARLGTASYGRETAIARLGLEREQFLAVQDEMFNPLIESLSLSGDEAQVLEDLRETFKRLGARKPRRLEEKKERIAHHELARLAARLRQPKVIPGLTVFQAKGREWERVGVALSGTQLAALESGLHELEEENCITYVAITRAKQFCGLLTSATSLETDHFRLEV comes from the coding sequence ATGATCAAACTGACCGACGCCCAGGTACTTGCCGCCGCCGCGACTGATCGGCTCGTCAACGTCATTTCATCGCCTGGCAGCGGCAAGACGACGATCGCCACAGAGCGCTACGGCTACCTTCGATATCAAGCAGGTGACCTTCGTGGCGTAGCGGGCTTAACTTTCAACAGAGCGGCCGCCGACGAATTGCGACACCGAGTCAAACTCAAATGGGGCGACAACTGCATCAAAGCCCCTCATTGCGTCATTACTTTCGACCACCTCCATGTTGACCTCCTTAGTCATCTTGTTCGTGAGGGAAAGATAACCTGGCCAAACAGCATCGACACTCTAGACGTGCGCGACAACTACAATGGATTCAGAGGATTTCGGTACCTAGAGGCCGGGGGCTACAGGCGAGTAGCCCAACTAGATCACAATCGTATTGTCGTCTCAACAGGCCAGAAAGTTACGAAGCCTCGCACAGGGATTGGGCGCGTTAAGGATCACCGAGAAGTTCTAAGGGCAGGGATCGTCAGTCACGAAGACGTTCGCAGCATCCTGTGGTCCGCAGTAAGACAGGAGGATCTTCGACAACTCGCATCGAACTGGCTTTCTGAGAGGTATCGGGCTTTAGTCATCGACGAGGTATACGACGGAGATAGTCTCGATCTTTGTGTCGCCCACTTAGCTGCCGAGGCCGGGCTATCTGTGACCCTCGTTGGCGACCCCTGGCAGGCGTTGTACAAGTGGAGAGGCGCTGAGCCGGAGGTAGTAAAGCGCCTACTGACCAGCACGTCCGACCCATTTATCGAATACAAACAATCAGAGTCATTCAGGTTCCTCGGTGACCAAATGCCTAAACTAGCGAGCAACCTACGTGCCGGTGCCAGTGTAATTCTACCTCACACCACTAGCAACGAGATAGACGTCGCACTCGCTCGAACCTGGGGTCAATTGTGGTCGGTTGGCAACAACGTTCTACCGCTTGCCTTCCGAACAGTGAATAACGCAACAGATGCGGCATTGAATCTTCTCTTGGACGTTATCACACGCGCTCGCCTCGGTACAGCGTCATACGGACGCGAAACCGCAATCGCAAGACTGGGGCTTGAGCGCGAACAGTTTCTGGCAGTGCAGGACGAGATGTTCAATCCACTTATCGAGAGTCTGAGTCTCAGTGGAGACGAAGCTCAGGTTCTTGAAGATCTACGTGAAACTTTCAAGAGGCTCGGAGCACGCAAGCCACGCCGTCTCGAGGAGAAGAAGGAACGCATCGCTCATCACGAACTTGCTCGACTGGCGGCAAGACTCAGGCAGCCTAAGGTCATTCCTGGACTCACTGTCTTTCAGGCGAAGGGGAGAGAATGGGAACGTGTCGGAGTCGCACTCTCCGGCACACAACTTGCAGCACTCGAATCAGGACTTCACGAACTCGAAGAAGAGAATTGCATTACCTACGTTGCCATCACCCGCGCCAAACAATTCTGCGGCCTTCTAACCAGCGCGACGAGCCTCGAAACCGATCATTTCCGACTTGAAGTATAG
- a CDS encoding DDE-type integrase/transposase/recombinase translates to MDEDINYIHNWAGFVYLAIVLDCVTKKVVGYAMGDHMRTDLVRQCIDMAVRNGPTAKGEEIFHSDRGLNALPSSSRHV, encoded by the coding sequence ATGGATGAGGATATCAACTATATCCATAACTGGGCAGGGTTCGTCTATCTGGCCATTGTTCTTGACTGCGTCACAAAGAAAGTCGTGGGATACGCGATGGGCGACCATATGCGCACCGACCTTGTCCGCCAGTGCATCGATATGGCTGTGCGCAACGGTCCTACCGCCAAGGGTGAGGAGATCTTTCACTCCGACCGAGGTCTAAATGCACTTCCGAGCAGTTCTCGGCATGTCTGA